The genomic segment CCTGAGTCCCACTGTCCCCCGGGgaagcagcctgcagagcagggatgggcaagcCCTGTCCCTCTGTGCCAGCGCCTTGGCCAcaggccacccctgccactcatTATGCAGCTTGGTGCCAGCAGGAGCCTTACGAGCACATCCACCTCGCTCTAGGTGTCAGCTGGGGCCTTCCTCCTGCTTCAGGCACAAGCAGCCCAAACCTGGGGATTGTTATCCCAAGAACCTGCCTCCCAGGTGGCCTTTGTTCCCTCAGTGCCCCAGGCCTTGggggtgatggggttcaggggtccccctgcactgcaccccatctgctggcaggagtgactctcactcagcaggtacaacaggaggtttattaggcaacagatgcccagcttctcacagcagccagagacagtccttccaacccgtcctggggagaagaccccgaggggtgcccctctggggtgtagttttccccctcttcaggctggctgcgttccagctcctcttcccctcgcCTCAAACTGCCGTTCCCCGAtccaaaaacccagctcggctcctccctcctctttgttcagggcagaggtgttacctgccagttgtagccccagggtcatccttagccactgggagctgctctgcttgtctcccacatccagcctgactctcacatgcactcccccgactccatcacagggGGCACTTGGGCCCAGGCTGAGTCCAGGCAGTTATGGACAGATGGCAGAAGTTCTGATGCCAAGGAAGCAGCTGGGGGCTTTTCCAAAGGTGCTTCCAGAATGAAACTGGCACCAGCAGTGCAGCAAGCCAGGAGATGGCCGGATCGTGGCCCAGAGCCCCTGGACAGCACATGCCTGTCAGCTGGCCTCTGCTGTCCCAGAAAGAACCCCCATGGTGCCTccccaggagctggcagcagggagaccTTGTACCAGGGTTATGCCAGGGAAACACAGCAACCTTCTAAACACCGAGAAGCCCCTGTTTGATGTGCCGCAGGTGGACATCCCTGAGCAAAAGCGAGAGGTCCTCTTCGGAAAGCAAAGCAGGCTGGGTCACCAGCAGAGACTGACAGCGGCTGCAGCCTTACTCAGGGCTGTGGGTTTGGGTGGGAgctgtcacacacacagctcacttTACAGCCCTCTGGTTTGGGTaaggctgagcagcagccacattCATGTGTATCcgcaaaagcaacgagaagtcctgtggcaccttctagaccgACCGATTTGGCTTGGATggcaaacaaaaagcaaaacgaCATTGCGAACACCCCAGAactgcttccagccctgggggtggcaggCTCCTTTGCAACGCTCAACAGCAGGTGCAGGAGCAGCAAGGCCCCCGACACAGCAGTAAATCCCAGCCCACCGCTGAGCCCCCGACCCGGGAAAGATGCTCCAGGAGGTGGACAGTAGCACAGGGCGCTGAGCCTGAGATACACAGAAAGATGCTGCATCTCCGGCCTTCGTGTGCTGGACGCAAAGTCAACAGTCACAcagcaaagctggcagcaggcaggaaAGGGACAGGCTGAGCTCACCAGAGGATTTCAGCCACGCTGGTTTCCAGGCCTtttgtggggcctgggagggccCTGAAAGGGTAGGAAGGAAGATGACGTGAACGCCTCCTGCTAGAGCCAAACGTGGCCTTGTGACCCCTGACCCCACAGTCCTACCATGCCGGGAGGAGACTGATGGGCGGGAGggatgcacagcagccatggaaagCTAAATCAAGGCAGGCgtgggcccagggccctggggcagtgccccaccccccaacctgccCTGTGCCACGTGCACACAAGCCGTGCTCCAGGACCTCCACTCTCCCTCTGGTACTACAGTTCAAGCCTTCAGGCCTCAGACAGACCCTGGAAaacagccagagcctcaggccccACCTCCCTGGGCCAGAAGGGACCCTGAGCAGCGCGTCAGCCCTCCGGGCTTGCCCAGATCAGCCATTGGCCCTGCCGTAACGCGTCGCTGAGCGAGCCAGTACCGCCATGGTTCCTGCCTTTGCAGCAGCCTGGTACAGCTGCTCTGGAAGGTGCAAACTGAGCAGGGCGCCCAGGCTTCCAGGTTTCATTCATGGGGCAGCTCCACTTCCAGAAGAGcagctgaggctggcagcagggctctggcttcagGAAAGGGGGGCCCAGAGAGATGGGCTACAGCTGGGGGGAGGTGCTAGCAGCTGGGCCCCCCTGTGTTAGCCAAGAGCAGAGCCTGGGCTGTGGGGCCCTGAAAGCAGACTCTGGCAGAGAAGAGCCTTAGGCTGGGCCTGGGCAGCTGATGGGGAGTGAGGCGGGGCCCCAGCAGAGCCCCACGtgtgaggcagggagtggggtggggctgggcgcaGTGTCCCAGGCCCAAGTGAGAGCTCAGGGAGCAGGGCGGAGGTGCCCCCAGCTTCTATGTGCgagggaaggctggggagcagggccgggCCCCACACAAAACCTGGGGCAGCACCTccggccccagcagggctgctcGCAGGCCGGAGAGTGGTGCAGGGCGGGCGCTGGGGCCGGGAGCTGCTGCCCAAGACccgcccccagcagggcccaggatgcagcgctgccgtgggcggggggcaggagcggcAAGGAGCCAGCGAAGCCCCCCGCTACTCCCAGGGCGCTGGGCCCGACAGACACCCGCGAAGGAACGGGGCGAGGCCGGGCACACGCCGCTGCGCAGGGCCTGGCGGCCCCAGGGGAGCCCGGCCCGGGGAAGGGGCTCGCGCAGTTCCCTGCTGCGGGGCCCgcgctcagccccacccctggcgGGGGAGGAACGTCCCAGCTTCGGGCAACACcgcccccgggccgggccgggctcggcTCCCGCCGGGCCAAGGGGCTGGAGGCGGTGCCATCAGGCAGCGGCGAGGGCGCGTTGCACAGCGGCCCCGGCGCAGCTCGGCCGGGCCCCTCCGGATCTGGGCGGGGAGCCGGGCAGCGCTGGCCGGCAGCCGCCGAGCGAGGCGAGGCTCCGTTGGCAGAGTCCCcccgctgcgctgcgctgcgctgcacCCCTCCGGGGCCGCCCGGAGCTGGGCTCCCCGCAGCGCTTCTTGGGGGCCCCTGGATGGGGTGAAGGACTCGGAGCGACCCCAGCCGCCCCCCCGGGCGAAGGAGGGGGGATCCCGGAGCGACCCCAGCCGCGCCCCCCCGGCGAAGGAGCGAGATCCCCGGAGCGACCCCGGCTGCCCCCCGGCGAAGGCCGACCCCCCTTTCCCTGCAGGTGAAGTGTCTCCCCTCCCCGGCTGGCTGCCGCCCCCCATGGGTTAAGGACCAGCCCCCAGTGACTCCCCTTGCCCTGGACtgcgctgtgctgggggcagcggggAACAGGGCCACCCCCTTCCCCGCGCCCCAGCCGCTGCTGGCTCGGCCCTGGCACGCTCCGCTCCCCCGTCCATGGCGGCCAAGTGGTTCAAGGAGTTCCCCTCCAGCCTGAAGACGGCTTCGGAGCGGGCCCGGCCGGGCAGCGCCAGCCTGGGCAAGCTGTGCAGCGCGGCCCGGAAGCCCCTGGGCCCGGCCGAGCCCAGCGCCGGCCCGCTGCAGGGCAAGCCCCCCAAGAGCGCGGCCGCCGagccggggggctgcagggcggcGCCCGGCCGGGAGGGGGGCAGCCGGCTGGCCCGGGACAAcctgcagggcctgctgcaggCCGCCACCGGCAAGATGCGCAAGAACGCGCGGGCGGAGGGCGGCGCCCCCAAGGGCCCCGGCGGCGGCGCCTACAGGAACCGGCTCATCAAGGTGGAGGCTCCCGAGAAGCGCCACCCCGGCAGCAGCCCCGCGCCCGCCGAGGAGGACCGGGCCAGGAGCGCCAAGCAGGAGACGGTGAGGGGCTGCGGCCGAGCGGGTAGTGCCTGGGCTGCGCTGGCGGAGCCGGCCCGGAGCCCAGCGCTGCCTGGCACGGGGCTTGGCCGCCCCGGGGGCCAGGGTGCGGgcgtagtgtagacagggccccgCTGCGCGGAGGCGGTGTCTGTGCTGGCCGGGcgcgcccctcccccccgtgcAAAGTGGGGCCGGCGGCTGAGCTGATTAGTCTGCGCCTCCGGGGCCGCCTTGCCCCTCCCGCTCCCTAAGCCccgggggaggcgggggctgggctggctgcagggccgggcCCGTTCGCGGGGAGCGAGCTGTGCCCCGTGCCCGCAGCCCAGGCTCCGAGCGCGgcgggccccaggctggggagcccccGCAGACCGGGCTTCAACGCCTGCTGAGACGCGCTCTGCTCCCCGCCGCCGGCGCCGCAGACGGACCGGACTCAGCGGCCGAGGCCTGGTCTTCCCCTGGCGCCGCCGTGCAGCGCCAGCTCCTGTACCCCTGAGCACGAGGCTGGTGCGCTCAGCGCGGGGCCAGCTGCGTCCTGGCGACCCGGCCCCTGCGGGGCGGTGATGCGCAGCGAGCAGAgcctgggaggggaaactgaggcacggcggGGCGGGGAATAGAAGCGGATCGCCCGCGTTCTAGTCCAGGACCTGCCCCGGGGCTCGCTCTGCGCCTGGCGGCTCCTGGCCCCTCTGAGCAGCTCTCCGCAGCCGTGAAACGTTCCCAGCCCCGAGCGCGCCCCCCCGGGCCAGCGGCGGGCAGGGGCCTGACCTTCGGGGTGCGGAGGGCGCGGGGCGCTGCCCTTCGGGGCCGGGCGCTTGGAAACTCTGCCGCCCGCAGGTCATCATCCTGGAGGACTACGCGGACCCCTACGACGCCAAGAGCACCAAGGGCCAGCGGGAGGCGGAGCGGCCTGGGGAGAACGACGGGTACATGGAGCCCTACGACGCGCAGCAGCTGATCACAGGTGCGCGGCCGCGGGGACTTGGCAGCGCGGTGCGCCCGGCTGGGGAGCGCTGCCACCCGCAGACAGGCACAGCGGCGCCCGGATCTCCCCGGGGCGGCTGCCGAGCGCTCGGCTTGCGGGGAGCCGCGCGGGTCTCGGCCCTGGCGAGCTGGGAaccgcctggggctggggccgttTAAACCTGCCCGGCTCACGGGAGGCCGCTGGTGCCCGGCGGCCGGGGGAGGGAGACGCAGCGGCCCTTCCGCTGGGATGGCCCCGCGGGCGGACTCAGTCCCTGCCTGGCGCGGAGCGCGGCGCACAGGAAGGGGCTTCGCTTCCTGCTGCCCTGCGGGGAGAGATAAGAGCGGCTCTGGCCCGGGGTCGCCGGGCTCCCTCCGCCAAAGGAAGCGGAGGCCGCAgcgctggggtggggccaggcgccgcccccggctcccagccctggggtgccCGTGCGCCCGGCCGGGTCCAGGGTagggcgcagggctggggccgCTTCGTTCCCACCCTCCCGGCGCCGCTGGGCTCCGGGCCCCGCTGTGCTGGGGCCGTGCGAACGTCGAGCTCGCCTGGGTCCCCCGCCTCGGCCTGTGCCACCGGCAGCGGGGCCGGGAGCCCCTGGGCTCGGGACCTGGCGCTGGGGGCCGACgcagcctggccaggggcagggccgCAGCGAGGCAGCCgggcccccaggggaggagctcGCACCTGAGGCCCAGGGGGCGCCAGGGGCCCCGGGCGCGGCCCGTGAGCGGGGTGCTCggccgcccgccgccgccgccgccgccgccgccccgagTGGCGCTGCCCGTCCGCGCCCGCCGGGGCGCAGCACAAAGGGTTCCGCGCAAGGGAGCCCGGCAAGGGGGCGTCCGGCGGTGCCCTTCTAGCGCCGTTTCCAGCCAGCCCCGCCGCTGGGCGCAATAGCAGGAAGCCGGCGGGGCGGAGGCCGGAGCTGACAGGTTCGCTGATGAGACTTTTCCAGGCGGGGCTGCCCCAGGGGTCCCCGGAGCCGGGCCGCGGGGAGCTCGGCCCTGGGGCAGCCCCGCGGCTGCGGGCGGGAGCGTGGGGGTGAGCCGAGGTGGAGGCCCCGGCAGCTGCTCCCCGGCCCTGGCGGCGGTTCCCACGGGCTAGCCGGGCCTCCGGGCCCGGGGCAGGGGCACAGCGGaccccagccccggcccggcccgtgtCCCTCAGCCCCGCGCGGTGCCCCGCCCACCGCATTCGGGGCACCGGCCCGGGGGTGCAGGGTCGGGGTCCCCTGGGCGTCGCTGTTGGCCACGGGGTCAGGGCCGCCTGACGCCCCTCTCCGCTCGCCCCTCAGAAATCCGCCGGCGGGGCTCCAAGGACCCGCTGCTCAGGGCCGTCCTGCTGCTGGACGGGccgggggagccaggggagcggcCGGCGAGGGCCCCCCCCCAGCTTTACGACACCCCCTATGAGCCCGGGGAGGCGCCAGGCTCCGCTGTGCAGGACAGGAGGCCGCGGGGCGCGGACACCCGGCTCCCGCAGGCCGACGAGCGTCCGGCCGCCGAGTACgagcagccctgggagtggaaGAAGGAGCAGATAGTGAAGGCGCTgtcaggtggggggctgggggccctgcagcgGGGACTGTGGAGACCGGTtctggggtccctgggggggcagcagagacGGGGCGAGCCTGGGGGTGACGGATGAGCCTGGGGGTGACTGGGGCTGACAGGGGCGAGCCTGGGGGGTGACAGGGGCGAGTCTGGGGGGTGACGGACCCGCTGGCTCTTGTTCTCGGGGGCCGGGTCGCGCTGGTCCCCACGTGGGGAGCCGGCGGGGAGCAGTTCCAGTCTCCTGCCGGGGCGGGCGGGCCCAGCTCCCCTAGCCCTGTCCCCGGGCGGGCGGGCCGCGTGCCCGTAGCCGGCCAGGCCCTGTCTCCAGCGGGCGGGGGACCTGGTCGCTGCCCGCCGGTAACGGGCTCCCCGCCTTCCAGTCCAGTTCGAGGGAGCGGACCGGGCGGGCGCCCCAAGGGACGAGGCGCCCCGGCAGCACCAGCGCCGGACGAGCTGGACGCCCAAGAGCCTGAAGCTGACGCCGCCAGACCCCGGCGAGGGCGACGCCGCGGACGTGGACCCGGGCCTGGCGCTGGAGAAGCAGCCGTAAGCGCCAGCCCGAGCCCCGGGTGCGCGCGCTGCTGGCGGGGGCGGCCGCAGGGCTGTCGCCTCTTGAGCCTCCGGCCTGGGCTGTGcgaggggctgagcaggggcgctgggccgggccaggccaggccaggccgggtGCTGCGGTCCCTGCGGgagcccccccaccgcccccagagccccccagctaAGGGGATGCGCAGCCTCCTGCGGGCCGGGGCACCTGGGCCCAAGGCGGTGCagggcacagccccctccacGCGGGGGCCTTGCCGTGCGGGGACACCCAGCCgcgccctgctccttccagctgGTACCACGGGGCCATCAGCCGGGCCGAGGCTGAGAGCcgcctgcagccctgcagagaggCCGGATACCTGGTGCGGAGCAGCGAGGCGGGCAGCGGGAAATACTCCATCGCGCTCAAGTGCGTGCAGCGCGGGGAACCGGGGGGGGTGCttggaggggccgggctgggacaCGGCCCTCAGGGCTGAGGCCTGGAGCTCAGCGGGCGGGGCGCGGGGCGGGCCGGGGCTGCACCCCGTGGAAAGTCGGCccggggggtgaggtgccggggAGTCCCGCTGCGGCTGGACAGGGGGCTGGGCGTTCTCGGGTCCGCAGGGAGGCTCAGAAGGAGAAAGGGGGCCgcgtgccccctccccacccagagccagggcagaacccaggagtcccggcgccccccccccccccgctctaacccacgggcccctcccccgccctcccaaagccagggcagaacccaggagtcccggcgccccccccacccgctcTAACCcacgggcccctcccccgccctcccagagccagggcagaacccaggagtcccggcgcccccccccacccactctaacccacgggcccctcccccgccctcccagagccagggcagaacccaggagtcccggcgccatcccccccgctctaacccacgggcccctcccccgccctcccagagccagggcagaacccaggagtcccggcgcCCCCCCCATCCGCTCTAACCcacgggcccctcccccgccctcccagagccagggcagaacccaggagtcccggcgccccccccacccgctcTAACCcacgggcccctcccccgccctcccagagccagggcagaacccaggagtcctggcagggCTCTGTCGAGCACACAGGCTGGGCCCTGCCTTAGGGACCCGCCTTTCCTGGGCCGAGGGGGCTCTGGGGAGCGGCCTGAACCCTTGGACCGCAGGACTGGGCATGCGGCAGTCCCTGGGCGCAGGCCGTGCCCCAGAGGGCTGGCGTGGGGGTGGTGGCcgcgctgcccagcccaggctccctggcGCAGCGCTGGAGGATCGTTGTCGGCTGTGCTGGCCGCGTTTCCTTCCTGAGGAAGCGGCGCCCCTGGAGCTGAAACAATCGGAGCCGGGAAGGGAACAAAGGGGCGGGCTGGGGCCGCGGCGTCTGCGGGGCCCAGCCCGGGGAGCCGTGCGCGGGCCGCTGGGTGGGAAGGCCCCCGCTAGGCTCCCTGTGGCCGAGGCGGTGGGGCAAAGAGCGGCCCCCggtgcagcagcagggggcgGAGGCGGTGCCCGGTGCAGAACCCTGGCGGGAGGCGCCCCGGCCTGCAGGGCACCACGCTGGGCAAGCGCCAGCCCCGGGCTCTGGCCAGCCGCTCGCGGGGGGCTCAGAGGAAGATGCCGCCCAGGCGCCTCGCTTTGGGGCCAGCCGCGGGcctgcgggggcggggcggggcggggccgggcgctGGGAGCCTGGACGCCTGGGTTTGACGCTGGGTAAGGCGCTGAGTGcagctcctgcctcagtttccctctgcccccGGGGCTCGCGGAGCTGCTCGGGCATAGCCCAGCGCCTGGGGAAGGCCGAAGGGATCCCGGCCGTGGCAGCCCCCCGCTGACCCCCCTCCTTTGCTGCAGGACCAGCCAGGGATGCGTCCACATCCTCGTGGCCCAGACCAAGGACAACAAGTACACGCTGAGCCAGAGCAGCGGCGCCTTCGGCAGCGTCCCCGAGGTGGTGCGTCACTACGCCTCCGAGAAGCTGCTCTTCAAAGGGGCCGAGCACATGTCCCTGCTGCACCCCGTGCCCAGCAAGCTGCACTAGCGCCGCGGCCTCCCAGGCCGGCTGCTTCCGGCAACGCGGCCGACTCCCTCCGGGGCCTGCAGCTGCGCCTGGTCTCCGGCCAGCCCCGTTTCGCGCCTCTCGGCTGACCGGGCCAGCGCTCCTGCCGCCCGGCCCTTTGGGCTGCGCTAGGGGGCCCCGGGGCGCCCCCTTGGGTCGCAGCGCTGCGCACAGCCGGGCCTGGCTCCGTGGGCCGCTTGCCTGGCCTCGCCGGTGCCCCTTTGCTCCAGGGGCTCTGTCCAGGGCCGGGTGTCCCCCCGCTCCCCGCTGGAGCACCTGTGTGGCCCCGCGCCCAAAGGCCGCTGGCCCAGGGGTGCCGCAAGCTCCCCAGCCACGCTGCCGCTGGTGCGCCGGGCCCAGCCCCCGCGGTTGGCCAGGCAGGGGGCCCTGGGCGGCCCGACCCGAGCGAGGCTTTTCAGGCAGCgccagcgggggggcgggggcggaccCGCAAGCCCCGCGCGGTTAATTGCGGGCTGAGACCCAGCTGCTAATTAAGTACATcccatgggggaggggcccagacccccccccccgcctttgcaGGGAGTCCGCCGGGCTCTTCGGGGAGCAGCAAGCGCCAGCCGCGGCCCGTGTCCGTCACaagctgcagcccccccccccccccagacttgCCCCGGTGGGTGGGCCCAGGGCTCCCGCAGCCGGCGCgtaccaaccccccccccccccggcgtagTAGCCTGCGCCAGGCCCCCCCCCGCGCATGCACGGGCAGGTCTCCGGCGTTTGACCAGCCGTGGCTGCGGGGCCCCCTGTCCCCGTCCTGCAGGAACAGCGCAGACTTGCTGGGGGGGCCCAGGTTCAGCCTGAGACCGTCCCCCAAGGCTGTCCCCTACACAGACAGCGGGGCGCCCTCCcgtctgcagccctggctggcccaACACGGGCAGCCGGGGCCGAGGAGCCCGCATACGGCAGGAGCATGTTCTCCTCATTTCCATATGCTAATGAGTTCCTGCTCAGATTGCTGCAGCGGCAGGACCCGAGGCAGGCGCCGGCAGCCTGGGGGCGGGGTTAAGGCTGCTCCGCTCGCttgggccggggcggggggcggggggcagagcgtGGGTGGCCACCCGGGAGCTGCAGGTGCCGCCCGATGAGGGCCgcgagcggggcggggggcgttGGGGACCGAGGCCGCCTAGTTCCTGTGTCAGGcgccagctgctctgggctgcagcGGGTACTTTCGGGGCCGGCCACTTACAGCGTAGGCAGGAACTTCCTTGGCACTGCGGGCGTGGGGGTTGCCCCAGGTCTCAGcttccacagcagcttggggccctgCCCGGCAACCCCGTTTGCAGCCACAGCCGAGCTGGCTGGGGCCTTTGAAGCGCACCCTGCTCCCGTCCCCGGGGCCGGCAGCACCATCGCACCGTCCTTCCCCGCCCCAAGGGACACACCTGCATCCGCTGCAGCTTGTCACGCGCCCAGGCCAGCCCCAAAGGGGAACCGAAGCTCcccctgggccatgggccaggccagCCTCCCGGCCTGTGGCTTCCTGACTTCCCTGGCCCCGAGCACGTCCCAGCTGCATCTGCCACATCTCGCTGGTGTTCCAAAACAAATAGCAGCCCTGcgggccaggacgcctgggttctccacgggggcgctggcctggctcagCAGGGGCCCTGCCTCCCCGCTGAAGGCAAAGAGAAGGGGGGtactgctcccttccccaggcaAGGCCATGCGGGTGATGAGCCAGCGCTGATGGCAGAGCAGGGTCAGCACCTTTACTGAACAGGGGGGAAGCTCTGCCCTGTGtcccccagagcagcccccacccaacccccacctggccagcagctcccacgCAGCAGCACCCCGTAACAAAACGTTTATTGGTCATATTTGCAAACACGCGGCTCTTCCCCAAGCCCGTTTACCACCCCTCATGGGGGCACAGCGCTGCAGGGGCAGACCCATCATAGGCCCAGTAAACAGGCCTTCGGTGCCCCCagtgcaggctgctgccagcaggaccTCACGTGGGGATGGGTCAGGGGACCAGCAGCACACGCTGCcgtggccctgagctgcagccccccccTCCCTCCTTGTGCCTGGTGGCTGGATCTGTCTTctctggtggggggtgggcaagCTGCAGCCACCAGACCTGTGGCCACCCAGTGTTAGGTTTGACCCCAGCCCCCGGCCgacacagcagcagcactggctcAGCCTGTGTTGGGGGCTTGGAGGATGCGCTGGCTCTTAGCCCCACCAGGGAACTGAGAGCCCCAGGGGAGCacggggaggaggagcagggccctgcacccccagtgccTGTAGCTTGCCAGGCTCTCCAATAAATACCCTCTCCACTGGCCACAGTGTCCCTGCTCACTTTCTGCCTGAGGTGGGTCCCCTGACCGCACTCCACCCTGTACCAGCCCGGAGCCAGGTGCCCCTtgggctgccctgcccaggctgctccagctgccaaccagggaagagctgcaggggtgcGGGTATGAGCCCCCAGCGGCAGCCCTGGGTATGACTCAACGCTAACCAGGGGCCAGCTCTGCCAGGTTTGGCTCcttcctgtggcagcagcagctccaggctgctgTGGCAGGGGTCGCGCTATTGTTAGCAGCTCAGCTATGTATAGCCAAgtcccagggccaggccccaCCTTTGGCGCCTGCCAGgccggctgctgcagggcaggtgggtgaGGCTGGGGCCCTGCAGGTAATCCAGATTGGTGACATGGAAGGGACCCATGTCCCcgctgctgggggcagctgggctgtctggcgATGCTGGAGGGGAGAGCAGTGGGGCCTCGCTCAGTGGAGACGTGGGGCTCGGAGGAGCCAGCTGCACCAAGGGGTGCTGGACAACCGTGCTGGCTTTGCCCTGGCCCAGGGCGCCCCGCCGCCATTTCTTCATGTACCTTGAACACAGAACAGGTCAGGCAGGGGgctcccaccccagggcagggagtcCAGTGCCCCCCTGGCCCTGGGTCACAATGTGGCCACCCTAtttgctccaggccctggcccctgcccctggctctcAGGAAGGCCTGTGAGACAAGCACATAGGGTGGCTGCCGTGGCCCAaggggggggcagcaagcactCAATGCTGAGGGCGTGGCCCTCCTCCCacggcagggcaggccaggggtcCAGAGAGCCAGTGGCACCTGGCCATGCCCCTTAGGTGCCTGGGTGAGTGACTGGCAG from the Carettochelys insculpta isolate YL-2023 chromosome 30, ASM3395843v1, whole genome shotgun sequence genome contains:
- the SHE gene encoding SH2 domain-containing adapter protein E isoform X2, which produces MAAKWFKEFPSSLKTASERARPGSASLGKLCSAARKPLGPAEPSAGPLQGKPPKSAAAEPGGCRAAPGREGGSRLARDNLQGLLQAATGKMRKNARAEGGAPKGPGGGAYRNRLIKVEAPEKRHPGSSPAPAEEDRARSAKQETVIILEDYADPYDAKSTKGQREAERPGENDGYMEPYDAQQLITEIRRRGSKDPLLRAVLLLDGPGEPGERPARAPPQLYDTPYEPGEAPGSAVQDRRPRGADTRLPQADERPAAEYEQPWEWKKEQIVKALSVQFEGADRAGAPRDEAPRQHQRRTSWTPKSLKLTPPDPGEGDAADVDPGLALEKQPTSQGCVHILVAQTKDNKYTLSQSSGAFGSVPEVVRHYASEKLLFKGAEHMSLLHPVPSKLH
- the SHE gene encoding SH2 domain-containing adapter protein E isoform X3: MAAKWFKEFPSSLKTASERARPGSASLGKLCSAARKPLGPAEPSAGPLQGKPPKSAAAEPGGCRAAPGREGGSRLARDNLQGLLQAATGKMRKNARAEGGAPKGPGGGAYRNRLIKVEAPEKRHPGSSPAPAEEDRARSAKQETVIILEDYADPYDAKSTKGQREAERPGENDGYMEPYDAQQLITVQFEGADRAGAPRDEAPRQHQRRTSWTPKSLKLTPPDPGEGDAADVDPGLALEKQPWYHGAISRAEAESRLQPCREAGYLVRSSEAGSGKYSIALKTSQGCVHILVAQTKDNKYTLSQSSGAFGSVPEVVRHYASEKLLFKGAEHMSLLHPVPSKLH
- the SHE gene encoding SH2 domain-containing adapter protein E isoform X1, encoding MAAKWFKEFPSSLKTASERARPGSASLGKLCSAARKPLGPAEPSAGPLQGKPPKSAAAEPGGCRAAPGREGGSRLARDNLQGLLQAATGKMRKNARAEGGAPKGPGGGAYRNRLIKVEAPEKRHPGSSPAPAEEDRARSAKQETVIILEDYADPYDAKSTKGQREAERPGENDGYMEPYDAQQLITEIRRRGSKDPLLRAVLLLDGPGEPGERPARAPPQLYDTPYEPGEAPGSAVQDRRPRGADTRLPQADERPAAEYEQPWEWKKEQIVKALSVQFEGADRAGAPRDEAPRQHQRRTSWTPKSLKLTPPDPGEGDAADVDPGLALEKQPWYHGAISRAEAESRLQPCREAGYLVRSSEAGSGKYSIALKTSQGCVHILVAQTKDNKYTLSQSSGAFGSVPEVVRHYASEKLLFKGAEHMSLLHPVPSKLH